One Coccinella septempunctata chromosome X, icCocSept1.1, whole genome shotgun sequence genomic window carries:
- the LOC123321728 gene encoding jerky protein homolog-like yields MASKRKRVVLSDKLKIIEQLDKGVTGKKLSEIYGVGQATISDIKNSKSTLLNFVSVLENEDGSSSRKTMKTATNKNLEDAVFKWFLQQRSMGNPISGPILCEKAKILAEKFGYSSFKASNGWLRNFKFRHGVRELDLAGEKLSADSAAAENFIEKFKTASESYDPEFVYNADETGLVWKALPKTTLASKRESSAPGHKVSKERVTVLNCANSTGNLKLPFLLIGKSRNPRAFKNVKKRPLFYKSQPKAWMTAALFTEWYDEAFIPEVKKHQKSVGKEGSKVLLIVDNAPTHPTAELLERENGQFKTTFLPPNVTSLLQSMDQSVIETMKRHYRRQLLRKLLIEGAEDEELVLENHSKINLKDCCYMVAEAWSLVTAVTLKRAWNKLKGLPSEKNKKKRI; encoded by the coding sequence ATGGCTTCGAAAAGAAAACGTGTTGTGCTATCGGACAAACTGAAAATTATAGAGCAACTCGATAAAGGTGTAACGGGTAAGAAGTTGTCTGAGATTTATGGTGTTGGACAAGCAACAATTTCTGACATTAAAAACAGTAAGTCAACACTTTTAAACTTTGTTTCGGTGcttgaaaatgaagatggaagtTCCTCCAGGAAAACAATGAAGACAGCAACCAACAAAAATTTGGAAGATGCCGTGTTTAAATGGTTTTTGCAGCAACGTTCTATGGGAAATCCGATTTCAGGTCCAATCCTTTGTGAAAAAGCCAAAATCCTAGCAGAAAAGTTTGGTTATTCATCTTTTAAGGCTAGTAACGGCTGGCTAAGGAATTTTAAATTCAGGCATGGTGTACGCGAGTTAGATTTGGCTGGTGAGAAGCTTTCAGCAGACTCTGCAGctgctgaaaattttattgaaaaatttaaaactgcaTCAGAATCCTATGATCCGGAGTTTGTCTATAATGCCGATGAAACTGGCCTTGTTTGGAAAGCATTACCAAAAACCACTTTGGCTTCTAAAAGGGAATCTAGTGCCCCTGGACATAAGGTCAGTAAAGAACGTGTTACAGTGCTTAACTGTGCCAACTCCACTGGAAATCTTAAACTGCCTTTTCTTTTGATAGGAAAATCAAGAAATCCAAGAGCATTTAAAAACGTAAAAAAACGTCCACTCTTTTACAAAAGTCAACCCAAGGCCTGGATGACTGCAGCTTTGTTTACCGAATGGTATGATGAAGCGTTTATTCCTGAAGTGAAAAAGCACCAAAAATCGGTGGGAAAAGAAGGCAGTAAGGTGCTTTTAATTGTTGATAACGCACCCACTCATCCTACAGCAGAACTGTTGGAAAGAGAGAATGGGCAGTTTAAAACGACGTTTTTGCCTCCCAATGTTACAAGTTTGCTGCAATCCATGGACCAGTCTGTTATTGAAACAATGAAGCGCCATTACAGAAGGCAACTGCTGAGAAAACTGCTGATCGAAGGTGCTGAAGATGAAGAATTGGTTTTGGAAAATCATAGCAAAATAAATTTAAAGGACTGCTGTTACATGGTAGCGGAAGCTTGGAGTTTGGTTACGGCAGTGACGCTAAAACGTGCGTGGAATAAACTGAAAGGCCTACCGTCtgagaagaacaaaaaaaaaagaatctga